The following coding sequences lie in one Deltaproteobacteria bacterium genomic window:
- the ligA gene encoding NAD-dependent DNA ligase LigA produces the protein MVARAQQLRQQIRYHADRYHRDDAPEIDDAEYDALVRELAAIEHEHPALAADDSPTQAVGAAPSGAFAPVVHVSRMFSLDNALGDDDLRTWEERLTKQLGHVPRAYTCELKIDGLAIALTYEHGELVLGATRGDGTTGEDVTQNLRAIASVPQRLRGEVPALLEVRGEVYMPLAAFDALNRRQAEADARAFANPRNAAAGSVRQKDPQVTASRELDIWIYQLGRLEGGPRLDSHWDTLDYLAALGFAKNPASARVDDLAGALAYVAAAQEQRAHRAYQTDGVVVKVDRLAEQRELGFTAKAPRWAIAFKFPPEEQVTRLRNIEINIGRTGAATPFAVLEPVFVGGATVGMATLHNADEVARKDVRIGDMVIVRRAGDVIPEVVGPVPSRRDGSELVWQMPSHCPACHHPIERVGSEKVARCTGGFECPSRVREYLFHFASRGAMDIEGLGYRTVDQLLSKGLVRMPGDIFFLRREDLLQLEGFGDTSVTNLLSAIDRARTRPLAQVLVALGIRHVGTAGARVLARRYLELTAVLGADEDQLAGVDGVGPVMAASIKAWAAEPENVQLIARLRDGGVVAHDPEPEGGRNDLLAGVSLVITGTLARHTREAAEAAVLARGGKLSGSVSKKTTAVLVGESPGSKLAKAEALGVRRIDEAVFERLLELGPAALEDAAD, from the coding sequence GTGGTCGCGCGCGCGCAGCAGCTGCGCCAGCAGATCCGCTACCACGCCGATCGCTACCACCGCGACGACGCCCCCGAGATCGACGACGCCGAGTATGACGCGCTGGTCCGCGAGCTGGCGGCGATCGAGCACGAGCATCCGGCACTGGCCGCTGACGACTCGCCGACCCAGGCCGTGGGCGCCGCGCCCTCGGGTGCGTTCGCACCGGTGGTCCACGTGTCGCGGATGTTCTCGCTCGACAACGCGCTCGGCGACGACGACCTGCGCACGTGGGAGGAGCGGCTCACCAAGCAGCTCGGACACGTACCGCGCGCGTACACCTGCGAGCTCAAGATCGACGGCCTCGCGATCGCGCTGACCTACGAACACGGCGAGCTCGTGCTCGGCGCCACCCGGGGCGACGGCACCACCGGCGAAGACGTCACGCAGAACCTCCGCGCGATCGCGTCGGTGCCCCAGCGCCTGCGCGGTGAGGTGCCCGCCCTGCTCGAGGTGCGCGGCGAGGTCTACATGCCGCTGGCGGCCTTCGACGCGCTCAACCGTCGCCAGGCCGAGGCCGACGCGCGCGCGTTCGCCAACCCGCGCAATGCCGCCGCGGGCTCGGTGCGCCAGAAAGATCCGCAGGTGACCGCCTCGCGCGAGCTCGACATCTGGATCTACCAGCTCGGTCGGCTCGAGGGTGGGCCGCGACTCGACTCGCACTGGGACACGCTCGACTACCTCGCCGCGCTGGGCTTCGCCAAGAACCCCGCGAGCGCACGCGTCGACGATCTCGCCGGGGCGCTGGCCTATGTGGCGGCGGCGCAGGAGCAGCGGGCACACCGCGCGTACCAGACCGACGGCGTGGTCGTGAAGGTCGACCGCCTCGCGGAGCAGCGCGAGCTCGGCTTCACCGCCAAGGCGCCGCGCTGGGCCATCGCGTTCAAGTTCCCGCCCGAGGAGCAGGTCACCAGGCTGCGCAACATCGAGATCAACATCGGGCGCACCGGTGCGGCCACGCCGTTCGCGGTGCTCGAGCCGGTGTTCGTCGGCGGCGCGACCGTGGGCATGGCGACGCTGCACAACGCCGACGAGGTCGCGCGCAAGGATGTCCGCATCGGCGACATGGTGATCGTGCGCCGCGCCGGCGACGTCATTCCCGAGGTGGTCGGGCCGGTGCCGAGCCGGCGTGATGGCAGCGAGCTCGTGTGGCAGATGCCGAGCCACTGCCCCGCGTGTCACCACCCGATCGAGCGCGTGGGCAGCGAGAAGGTCGCGCGCTGCACCGGCGGTTTCGAGTGCCCCAGTCGCGTGCGCGAGTACCTGTTCCACTTCGCGAGCCGCGGCGCGATGGACATCGAGGGGCTCGGCTATCGCACGGTCGATCAGCTGCTCTCGAAGGGGCTCGTGCGCATGCCGGGTGACATCTTCTTCCTGCGTCGGGAGGATCTGCTGCAGCTCGAGGGCTTTGGCGACACCTCGGTGACCAATCTGCTGTCGGCGATCGATCGCGCGCGCACGCGTCCGCTGGCGCAGGTGTTGGTCGCGCTCGGCATCCGCCATGTCGGCACTGCGGGCGCGCGGGTGCTCGCGCGGCGCTACCTCGAGCTCACGGCGGTGCTCGGCGCCGACGAGGACCAGCTCGCAGGGGTCGACGGTGTGGGCCCGGTGATGGCGGCGTCGATCAAGGCCTGGGCCGCCGAGCCCGAGAACGTGCAGCTGATCGCGCGCCTGCGCGACGGCGGCGTCGTCGCCCACGACCCCGAGCCCGAGGGAGGACGCAACGATCTGCTGGCCGGGGTCTCGCTGGTCATCACCGGCACGCTCGCGCGTCACACCCGTGAGGCCGCGGAGGCCGCCGTGCTCGCGCGTGGCGGCAAGCTGAGCGGCAGCGTGTCCAAGAAGACCACCGCCGTGCTGGTGGGTGAGTCACCCGGGAGCAAGCTGGCCAAGGCCGAGGCGCTGGGCGTGCGCCGCATCGACGAGGCGGTGTTCGAGCGGCTGCTGGAGCTCGGGCCGGCCGCGCTCGAGGACGCCGCCGACTGA
- a CDS encoding tetratricopeptide repeat protein: MISARTASPSSTLARALRHPRALVHATVVASLLLAPVPALAHTAEPDAATDDGDPDALSSAAVEAFRGRQYDEAIALFERAYALDAQPNYLFNIGRVYEEKGDLANAVKYYQRFVQQPGVDLEAREAAVARLKVLKPALEEIERDQRPATEPGPATDDPTPPTTPADAPGKSRKQKLRLAGYSLLGTGGGVLVIGAVFGGLAIGKSNDAKDAAFVDEKLTARHEAKGRAAVADGLIISGAVVAGVGLILVLSTLGKPRSRSEKAERSAMRPRPWARAAPSVGSRHVGVALAGRF, from the coding sequence ATGATCTCCGCACGCACCGCGTCGCCCTCCTCCACCCTCGCGCGAGCGCTCCGCCACCCCCGCGCGCTGGTGCACGCCACCGTCGTCGCCAGCCTGCTGCTCGCGCCCGTGCCCGCGTTGGCCCACACCGCCGAGCCCGACGCGGCCACCGACGACGGTGACCCCGACGCGTTGAGCAGCGCCGCGGTCGAGGCCTTCCGCGGCCGCCAATACGACGAGGCGATTGCACTGTTCGAGCGCGCCTACGCCCTCGATGCGCAGCCGAACTACCTGTTCAACATCGGCCGCGTGTACGAGGAGAAGGGCGACCTCGCCAACGCGGTGAAGTACTACCAGCGCTTCGTGCAGCAGCCCGGCGTCGACCTCGAGGCCCGCGAGGCCGCGGTCGCGCGACTCAAGGTGCTCAAGCCCGCGCTCGAGGAGATCGAGCGCGACCAGCGGCCGGCGACGGAGCCTGGACCTGCGACCGACGATCCGACCCCGCCGACGACCCCGGCCGATGCACCGGGCAAGTCCCGCAAGCAGAAGCTCCGGCTCGCGGGCTACTCGCTGCTGGGCACCGGCGGTGGCGTGCTCGTCATCGGCGCGGTGTTCGGCGGCCTGGCGATCGGCAAGTCCAACGACGCCAAGGATGCCGCCTTCGTCGACGAGAAGCTCACCGCACGACACGAGGCCAAGGGCCGCGCGGCGGTGGCCGACGGGCTCATCATCAGTGGTGCGGTGGTGGCCGGCGTGGGCCTGATCTTGGTGCTGAGCACCCTGGGCAAGCCCCGCAGCCGCAGCGAGAAGGCCGAACGCAGCGCGATGCGACCGCGACCGTGGGCCCGCGCGGCACCCAGCGTCGGCAGCCGACACGTCGGCGTCGCACTCGCCGGACGCTTCTGA
- a CDS encoding protein kinase yields MKTSPKASESVSDPLVGQTVGGKYAIVRLIGRGGVGLVYLARHLQRDVVVKVLAPHWATDAEALARFEREAKRLSGLHHPNIVEMLDFGRDTDRGYLVMEYLQGELLSDYVTRKRRLTLEEFVPIAAQILKGIGHAHSREVMVRDVKPANVMLVERKGRANFVKILDFGLAKLLRGEQAITEEHVMGTVGYLAPEAIRGESIDLRVDVYAIGVLFYYMLSGRLPFEGDSNAAVFYKTIHEQPRNLVEVVGAGAGLPDGLVELVHQCLEKDPEQRPADADRVVERLIDVVPASLFRLPRSQTASLATPTAVPPGVGNTGLIELVGARANTGELMAESETMTPIPGTLRPIHSPLPTGATAPAANDTTRATSPGLEPLPVPSRTIGLVALSVAAGVVLTVLVVAAVMLMMRRDDDGGALKPAAITPAATGEAGRDAIASALDDIDAKVGRNQLDAAGTALERVRELALDDDAKARVAASERRIVLARLAATAARFESEGDTAAALETYREILDADPDHAAARSAIARLFAAGTPSVAGDPPATAAFAIVSRPIANLAIDGHAAGTTPYDGKLAVGRHSVRITARGYAPWEGSIEVVAGDNLPLSVQLRGKGPGHAADPTPVVGEPTAKPEPTVKPEPTAKPEPTPEAELQPSGDVKKDPFLPTKKGGQGDDVFLPVKKVP; encoded by the coding sequence ATGAAGACCTCCCCGAAAGCCTCCGAGTCCGTGTCGGATCCCCTCGTGGGTCAGACGGTCGGTGGCAAGTACGCGATCGTGCGGCTCATCGGTCGTGGCGGCGTCGGCCTGGTCTACCTCGCGCGCCACCTGCAGCGTGACGTCGTCGTCAAGGTACTCGCGCCCCATTGGGCCACCGACGCCGAGGCCTTGGCCCGCTTCGAGCGCGAGGCCAAGCGACTGAGCGGCCTCCACCACCCCAACATCGTCGAGATGCTGGACTTCGGCCGCGACACCGATCGCGGCTACCTGGTGATGGAGTACCTGCAGGGCGAGCTGCTGTCGGACTACGTCACGCGCAAACGACGACTGACGCTCGAGGAGTTCGTACCCATCGCCGCGCAGATCCTGAAGGGCATCGGACACGCCCACTCGCGCGAGGTGATGGTCCGCGACGTCAAGCCGGCCAACGTGATGTTGGTCGAACGCAAGGGTCGGGCGAACTTCGTCAAGATCCTCGACTTCGGCCTCGCGAAGCTGCTTCGCGGCGAGCAAGCGATCACCGAAGAACACGTGATGGGCACCGTCGGCTACCTCGCGCCCGAGGCCATCCGCGGCGAGAGCATCGATCTGCGGGTCGACGTCTACGCCATCGGCGTGCTGTTCTACTACATGCTCTCGGGGCGCCTGCCGTTCGAGGGCGACAGCAACGCCGCGGTCTTCTACAAGACCATCCACGAGCAACCGCGCAACCTCGTCGAGGTCGTGGGCGCCGGCGCGGGGCTGCCCGACGGGCTGGTCGAGCTGGTCCACCAGTGCCTCGAGAAGGACCCCGAGCAGCGCCCCGCCGATGCCGACCGCGTGGTCGAGCGACTGATCGACGTGGTGCCGGCGTCGCTGTTCCGCCTGCCGCGGTCCCAGACCGCGAGCCTCGCAACACCGACCGCCGTGCCGCCAGGCGTCGGCAACACCGGGCTCATCGAGCTGGTGGGCGCGCGGGCGAACACCGGCGAGCTGATGGCCGAGTCCGAGACGATGACGCCGATCCCGGGCACGCTGCGCCCGATCCACTCGCCGCTGCCGACCGGCGCCACCGCGCCGGCCGCCAACGACACCACCCGTGCGACCTCGCCAGGCCTCGAGCCGCTGCCGGTGCCCTCGCGCACGATCGGCCTGGTCGCGCTGTCGGTGGCAGCCGGCGTCGTGCTCACCGTGCTGGTGGTCGCCGCGGTGATGCTGATGATGCGGCGCGACGACGACGGTGGCGCGCTCAAGCCGGCCGCGATCACACCCGCGGCGACGGGCGAGGCGGGCCGTGACGCGATCGCGAGCGCGCTCGACGACATCGACGCCAAGGTCGGCCGCAACCAGCTCGACGCGGCCGGCACCGCGCTCGAGCGCGTCCGAGAGCTGGCGCTCGACGACGACGCCAAGGCGCGCGTCGCCGCGAGCGAGCGTCGCATCGTGCTGGCGCGCCTGGCCGCCACCGCCGCGCGGTTCGAGTCCGAGGGCGACACCGCGGCCGCGCTCGAGACCTACCGCGAGATCCTCGACGCCGATCCCGACCACGCCGCCGCCCGGTCGGCGATCGCACGCTTGTTCGCCGCGGGCACGCCGAGCGTCGCGGGTGATCCCCCGGCGACCGCCGCGTTCGCCATCGTCTCGCGGCCCATCGCCAACCTCGCGATCGACGGACACGCGGCCGGCACCACGCCGTACGACGGCAAGCTCGCCGTCGGCCGGCACAGCGTCCGCATCACCGCCCGCGGCTACGCGCCATGGGAGGGCAGCATCGAGGTCGTCGCCGGCGACAACCTGCCGCTCTCGGTGCAGCTGCGGGGCAAGGGCCCCGGACACGCGGCCGATCCGACGCCCGTCGTCGGCGAGCCCACCGCGAAGCCCGAGCCCACCGTGAAGCCCGAGCCCACCGCGAAGCCCGAGCCCACCCCCGAGGCCGAGCTGCAACCCAGCGGCGACGTCAAGAAGGATCCCTTCCTTCCCACCAAGAAGGGCGGCCAGGGCGACGACGTGTTCCTGCCGGTCAAGAAAGTCCCGTGA
- a CDS encoding histidine phosphatase family protein: MPTWSFVRHGESIANAQQWFAGHSDAPLTERGRAQAEALREVLRPLALDRVLCSDLARARDTCAIAMAGRSLPTEHSDALRERNCGTWERRTLADLEHTGDLALLADFEGQPPGGESLRAVTRRVLTFLAAREVDHGHTLVVAHGAMMRGVLGTIDGLGRDGIASWRLANCEVVTRELPRGRLAAILATL; this comes from the coding sequence ATGCCGACCTGGTCGTTCGTCCGTCACGGCGAGAGCATTGCCAACGCCCAGCAGTGGTTCGCCGGGCACAGCGACGCACCGCTGACCGAGCGCGGACGTGCCCAGGCCGAGGCGCTGCGCGAGGTGCTGCGGCCGCTCGCGCTCGACCGCGTGCTGTGTTCGGACCTCGCACGCGCCCGAGACACCTGCGCCATCGCGATGGCAGGGCGCTCGCTGCCGACCGAGCACAGCGACGCCCTGCGCGAGCGCAACTGCGGCACCTGGGAGCGACGCACGCTCGCCGATCTCGAACACACCGGCGACCTTGCGCTGCTGGCCGATTTCGAGGGGCAGCCGCCGGGCGGCGAGAGCCTGCGCGCGGTGACGCGGCGGGTGCTGACCTTCTTGGCCGCGCGCGAGGTGGACCACGGCCACACGCTGGTCGTCGCCCACGGCGCGATGATGCGGGGCGTGCTCGGCACCATCGACGGCCTCGGTCGCGACGGCATCGCGAGCTGGCGCCTGGCCAACTGCGAGGTCGTCACGCGCGAGCTGCCGCGCGGCCGGCTCGCCGCCATCCTCGCCACGCTGTGA
- a CDS encoding serine/threonine protein kinase, giving the protein MPESGFDAFDGRNPPAGKYRPLRRLAVGGMAEIFLAFARSGHGFEKLVVLKRVLPAYAENREFMRMFLDEARLAATLDHPNIVHVYDIGEHAGNFFFAMEYVHGQSLLKLMRQITNARRWLPLEHALNVIIGTCAGMHYAHEKLSLDGRRLGIVHRDVSPPNILISYDGSVKVADFGIAKASTATTSTAVGTLKGKIPYMSPEQCRSAPLDRRSDIFSIGILLYELTVGRRLFQAESELGIIHKIVNGIVPPPSQLLRGYPEDLERIVYRALQLDPEHRYPTARALQVDLEEFAREYKLPISSVRLASFMEEMFDEETRAWPTDPSAGQRPSTREVPAASSYDLPGGPGAARPSRPQPTAHYGGEPSSRQVTPPPMSRRGQTGPNPTVSEPVEDFASIEQALSRMLAEETNVGRLTSELGEPGGDAGGGDDWFGLDNLELEDLFPAKQKR; this is encoded by the coding sequence GTGCCCGAGTCGGGTTTCGACGCGTTCGATGGGCGCAATCCGCCCGCAGGCAAGTATCGACCGCTGCGCCGACTCGCCGTCGGCGGCATGGCCGAGATCTTCCTGGCGTTCGCGCGCTCGGGTCACGGCTTCGAGAAGCTCGTGGTGCTCAAGCGGGTGCTGCCGGCCTACGCCGAGAACCGCGAGTTCATGCGCATGTTCCTCGACGAGGCGCGGCTGGCCGCGACCCTCGATCATCCGAACATCGTGCACGTCTACGACATCGGCGAGCACGCGGGGAACTTCTTCTTCGCGATGGAGTACGTGCACGGCCAGAGCTTGCTCAAGCTCATGCGCCAGATCACCAACGCACGCCGGTGGTTGCCGCTCGAGCACGCGCTCAACGTCATCATCGGCACCTGCGCGGGCATGCACTACGCGCACGAGAAGCTCTCGCTCGACGGCCGTCGGCTGGGCATCGTGCACCGCGACGTCTCACCGCCGAACATCCTCATCAGCTACGACGGCTCGGTGAAGGTCGCCGACTTCGGCATCGCCAAGGCCTCGACCGCCACCACGTCGACGGCGGTCGGGACGCTCAAGGGCAAGATCCCGTACATGTCGCCCGAGCAGTGCCGCAGCGCGCCGCTCGATCGGCGCAGCGACATCTTCTCGATCGGCATCCTGCTGTACGAGCTCACGGTGGGTCGGCGTCTGTTCCAGGCCGAGAGCGAGCTCGGCATCATCCACAAGATCGTCAACGGCATCGTGCCGCCGCCCTCGCAGCTGCTGCGCGGCTACCCCGAGGATCTCGAGCGCATCGTCTACCGCGCGTTGCAGCTCGACCCCGAGCATCGCTACCCGACCGCGCGGGCGCTGCAGGTCGATCTCGAGGAGTTCGCGCGCGAGTACAAGCTGCCGATCTCATCGGTGCGGCTGGCCTCGTTCATGGAAGAGATGTTCGACGAGGAGACCCGCGCGTGGCCGACCGATCCATCGGCGGGCCAGCGCCCGTCGACCCGTGAGGTGCCGGCGGCGTCGTCGTACGACCTGCCCGGCGGCCCGGGTGCGGCGCGACCCAGCCGGCCCCAGCCGACCGCCCACTACGGCGGCGAGCCGAGCTCGCGGCAGGTCACGCCGCCGCCGATGTCCCGTCGCGGGCAGACCGGGCCGAACCCCACCGTCAGCGAGCCCGTCGAGGACTTCGCGTCGATCGAGCAGGCGCTGTCGCGCATGCTCGCCGAGGAGACCAACGTCGGTCGTCTGACCAGCGAGCTCGGCGAGCCCGGCGGCGACGCAGGTGGTGGCGACGACTGGTTCGGCCTCGACAACCTCGAGCTCGAGGACCTCTTCCCCGCCAAACAGAAGCGCTGA
- a CDS encoding ABC transporter substrate-binding protein codes for MTRTDLADSVRKTAIGGLLGLPLGIAACSLALDLDEKIPCTADADCPYTIGAGQCQDGFCVPPSSASATDATTTATDSVTTTETTLTTTVADSSSGQDASSDSGNTTGTPACSKNSECEMDQRCGAAGTCVELLSPECQTVRWPGSAPEDRDNVVFVGSVMPTGEPFTNLVQPLENAIQLAIDDFNDTTTLQGDRQIAWVGCDDAAGTTASLAAASHLVTTVEVPAIVGPVFSEAVLDVASDVTVDAGTFLISPTASAMSIANLDDSGLVWRTIPGDVYQSNALVDRLADLDAVTPVSNLLVLAKDDAYGNGILAAILDDLNVALPSAAIYTDTYPDPTSFGSQQELLQAYGMVLAGAAASPAASPYYTHVVFIGTSEIQALLYSYLGVVWDGMGGDPMPLFTVTHGAVPEMERFINEIGPDSGTGALVPLKPLIEAHLQGTSPVVLNPENFEAFSVRYRIAFNFEDPLTSAALSYDATLATLFAMCTIDADTDVTGQAISLAMPALVADDGDFISFSGTDLGFIQDARNVLATGGTVDLQGVSGELQWDLTTGDVRADVWGWDVLDASMPPDGSMPNSAPTRIYLLDPEPSTEGTWMPIPG; via the coding sequence ATGACCCGCACCGACTTGGCCGACTCCGTACGCAAGACCGCCATCGGCGGCCTGCTGGGCCTTCCGCTGGGGATCGCGGCGTGCAGCCTGGCGCTCGATCTCGACGAGAAGATCCCGTGCACCGCCGACGCCGACTGTCCGTACACCATCGGCGCGGGCCAGTGCCAAGACGGCTTCTGCGTGCCACCGTCGTCGGCTTCGGCGACCGACGCCACGACCACCGCGACCGACTCGGTCACCACCACCGAGACCACACTGACCACGACGGTCGCCGACTCGAGCAGCGGCCAGGACGCCAGCAGCGACAGCGGCAACACCACCGGTACGCCCGCGTGCAGCAAGAACTCCGAGTGCGAGATGGATCAGCGCTGCGGCGCCGCCGGCACCTGCGTCGAGCTCCTCTCGCCCGAGTGCCAGACCGTGCGCTGGCCCGGTAGCGCACCCGAGGACCGCGACAACGTCGTGTTCGTCGGCTCGGTGATGCCCACCGGCGAGCCCTTCACCAACCTCGTGCAGCCGCTGGAGAACGCGATCCAGCTCGCGATCGACGACTTCAACGACACCACCACGTTGCAGGGCGATCGGCAGATCGCGTGGGTCGGGTGCGACGACGCCGCGGGCACGACCGCCTCGCTGGCGGCGGCCTCCCACCTCGTCACGACCGTCGAGGTCCCCGCGATCGTCGGCCCGGTGTTCTCCGAGGCGGTACTCGACGTCGCCAGCGACGTCACCGTCGACGCCGGTACCTTCCTCATCTCGCCGACCGCGTCGGCCATGTCGATCGCCAACCTCGACGACAGCGGCCTGGTGTGGCGCACGATTCCAGGCGACGTCTACCAATCCAACGCACTCGTCGATCGCCTCGCGGACCTCGACGCCGTCACACCGGTCTCGAACCTGCTCGTGCTGGCCAAGGACGACGCCTACGGCAACGGCATCCTCGCGGCCATCCTCGACGACCTGAACGTCGCACTGCCGAGCGCAGCGATCTACACCGACACCTATCCCGACCCGACCTCGTTCGGCAGCCAGCAAGAGCTGCTGCAGGCCTACGGCATGGTGTTGGCGGGCGCCGCCGCCTCGCCGGCCGCGAGTCCCTACTACACGCACGTGGTGTTCATCGGCACCAGCGAGATCCAGGCGCTGCTCTACTCGTACCTCGGCGTGGTCTGGGACGGCATGGGCGGCGATCCGATGCCGCTGTTCACCGTCACCCACGGAGCAGTGCCGGAGATGGAGCGCTTCATCAACGAGATCGGGCCCGACTCCGGCACCGGCGCCCTGGTGCCGCTCAAGCCGCTGATCGAGGCGCATCTGCAGGGCACCTCGCCGGTGGTGCTCAACCCCGAGAACTTCGAGGCGTTCTCGGTACGCTATCGCATCGCATTCAACTTCGAGGACCCGCTGACCTCGGCGGCGTTGAGCTACGACGCAACGCTCGCGACGCTGTTCGCGATGTGCACGATCGACGCCGACACCGACGTCACGGGCCAGGCCATCTCGCTGGCGATGCCCGCGCTGGTCGCCGACGACGGCGACTTCATCTCGTTCTCGGGTACCGACCTCGGCTTCATCCAGGACGCGCGCAACGTGCTGGCCACGGGTGGTACCGTCGACCTGCAGGGCGTCAGCGGCGAGCTGCAGTGGGACCTCACCACCGGGGACGTGCGCGCCGACGTGTGGGGCTGGGACGTGCTCGACGCCAGCATGCCGCCGGACGGCAGCATGCCGAACTCGGCGCCGACGCGGATCTACCTGCTCGACCCCGAGCCCTCGACCGAGGGCACCTGGATGCCGATTCCGGGCTGA
- a CDS encoding penicillin-insensitive murein endopeptidase — protein MSDLRKRPVVHMGAVGDDDLVDWPGSDTDADTGGAPVREASPPEDDAPAGRPDDDERDASDDDDDHARDDERDDDDERDASDDDDDRDHDDDHARDDDEREAPAASPPRSRGRVPAGAWLLAGAGMLWATVMILRCRPDAEVPSANIPGSIAPRTADAPLAPQDAEPADAPPADAPPVPELVGPGPDADAAEPTPPGMPDTDRLPRHDPAWASGLELPSQIRYTVRRGGTLENVANLFKIFHHEILALNPGIPLDRELAPNTRVVVWKRDDAVTSESVGFPSAGSLEGGVPMLEGKGRRILAIPWKTWGTATTVAMLDVLLDRWEARGNVQPILVGNMANRTGGRLEPHSTHQSGRDVDLGYPQVLASGAELNWQEMNGKNLDAAETWALLFLLADSGAVEEIYIDRELQKLLHDYALSKELLSKAALAKWMEYPRPTGTAAFIQHVPGHTDHLHVRFSCAQGQSRCKSR, from the coding sequence GTGAGCGACCTTCGCAAGCGGCCCGTGGTCCACATGGGCGCCGTCGGTGACGACGACCTCGTCGACTGGCCGGGATCCGACACGGATGCCGACACCGGTGGCGCGCCCGTGCGCGAGGCGTCCCCGCCGGAGGACGACGCGCCGGCCGGCCGCCCCGACGACGACGAACGCGACGCAAGCGACGACGACGACGACCACGCCCGCGACGACGAACGCGACGACGACGACGAACGCGACGCAAGCGACGACGACGACGACCGCGACCACGACGACGACCACGCCCGCGACGACGACGAACGCGAGGCCCCGGCCGCCTCGCCCCCGCGCAGCCGCGGGCGGGTCCCCGCCGGCGCGTGGCTGCTGGCCGGCGCCGGCATGCTGTGGGCGACCGTGATGATCCTGCGCTGCCGCCCCGACGCCGAGGTGCCGAGCGCGAACATCCCCGGCAGCATCGCGCCGCGCACCGCCGACGCACCGCTGGCGCCACAGGACGCGGAGCCTGCGGACGCACCGCCCGCGGACGCGCCGCCGGTGCCGGAGCTGGTGGGGCCGGGGCCCGATGCCGACGCGGCCGAGCCGACGCCGCCGGGCATGCCCGACACCGACCGACTGCCGCGCCACGATCCCGCGTGGGCCAGCGGGCTCGAGCTGCCGTCGCAGATCCGCTACACGGTGCGCCGCGGCGGCACGCTGGAGAACGTCGCCAACCTCTTCAAGATCTTCCACCACGAGATCCTCGCGCTCAACCCCGGCATCCCCCTCGATCGCGAGCTGGCGCCCAACACCCGCGTGGTGGTGTGGAAGCGCGACGATGCGGTGACCAGCGAGTCGGTCGGGTTCCCGTCGGCGGGCTCGCTCGAGGGCGGCGTGCCGATGCTCGAGGGCAAGGGCCGCCGCATCCTCGCGATCCCGTGGAAGACCTGGGGTACCGCCACGACCGTCGCGATGCTCGACGTGCTGCTCGACCGCTGGGAAGCGCGCGGCAACGTCCAGCCGATCCTCGTGGGGAACATGGCCAACCGCACCGGCGGACGGCTCGAGCCCCACAGCACCCACCAGTCCGGTCGCGACGTCGACCTCGGCTATCCGCAGGTGCTGGCGTCGGGTGCCGAGCTCAACTGGCAGGAGATGAACGGCAAGAACCTCGACGCGGCCGAGACCTGGGCGCTGCTGTTCCTGCTGGCCGACTCCGGCGCGGTCGAGGAGATCTACATCGATCGCGAGCTGCAGAAGCTGCTGCACGACTACGCGCTCTCGAAGGAGCTGCTGTCGAAGGCCGCGCTGGCGAAGTGGATGGAGTACCCGCGTCCGACCGGGACCGCGGCATTCATCCAGCACGTGCCCGGCCACACCGACCACCTGCACGTGCGGTTCTCGTGCGCGCAGGGCCAGAGCCGCTGCAAGTCGCGCTGA